From the Platichthys flesus chromosome 6, fPlaFle2.1, whole genome shotgun sequence genome, one window contains:
- the duox gene encoding dual oxidase 1, with protein sequence MDVRKQVWSVCAVVGLALLVSEPSGGEKSWEVPRFDGWYNSLGSPRRGAVGSHLVRLVPAHYWDGVYQPVQEPLVPNPRRLSSLLAQGPSGAPSTRNQTVLSLFFGYHVTFEIFDMRPPGCPPEFMNIPIPKGDPVFDPAATGKVLLPFQRGLWDRESGQSPSNPRTQVNMVTAWIDGSSIYGPSASWSDSLRSFSGGLLTSGSEWNMPKHGGGRKLMWSAADPSTGERGAHGLYELGNAWANENMFTAAEGIIWFRYHNYVASKLHEEHPEWSDEKLFQNARKTVVATFQNIALYEWLPGFLRDTKLPPYPGYQKFVDPGISPEFQAAAIRFGITMAPPGVYMRNRTCHFRQILNVDGSSSPAVRLCNSFWKRQRPNANTSQDVDELLMGMASQIAEREDNVVVEDLRDYMYGPLRFTRTDLVAMTIQRGRDFGLRSYTELREALDLPPVKTFEEMNPELNRTNPQLLHDVAELYHKDISKLELFPGGLLESLYGPGPVFSAIILDQFERIRNGDRFWFENKQNGLFTDGEMQAIRNVTFHDVLIAVTTAEAADIQANVFFWSDGDPCPQPTQLNASMLYPCSNATKLHYFDGSKAGFGIFIIVLFLFPVVSFLVAYMVAYLRKYRYRKFQRGRKAGAKTEELAVGISAFEWQGRKKPLHPVSVEVDEQRRLQVFDRSGPALRCLNLGNQDYLDVRLSNDRHCKALLLKVAKEYDLVLFFDDESKRTAFVQHLRSEVSDVGQDMRVKETREKELLKEALTKEKRAQIVETFIRHAFSKVLEIEKCDAGDLSGVSHEKAREVLQCELTASEFADALGLKPDSLFVDSMFTLADKDGNGYLSFQEFLDVMVIFMKGSPEEKSKLMFSMNDISGTGFLSKEEFARMLRSFIEISNSTLSKVQAEDGIKAMMEAACFNNKEKISWQDFHFLLRDHEKELQFAQLNVKGMEKQGEKRLSRDQRVSFICPANSYNNTDGPEIRRRKKLGAKTPNVYVKPKRDQYIRNPVQQKIQHFKRFIENYRRHIVCFIVVYGIVAGVTLERCYYYGLQAESTGIPETSMVGIIVSRGSAAAISFLFPYILLTVCRNLITLCRETFLNRYIPFDAAIDFHRFMAMTAIILSVVHTLGHVVNIYIFSISDLSILSCLFPKVFSNNGSELPLKWSWWFFQTVPGMTGVLLLFAFSFMYVFASHYFRRISFRGFWITHYLYVVVYVLTVIHGSFALLQEPRFHIYLIPPALLFLLDKLISLSRKKVEIPVVRAELLPSGVTHLEFKRPQGFVYRSGQWVRIACLMLGTDEYHPFTLTSAPHEETLSLHIRAVGPWTSQLRELYTEESLIELGAYPKLYLDGPFGEGHQEWVDFEVSVLVGGGIGVTPFASILKDLVFKSSIKSKILCKKVYFIWVTRTQHQFEWVSEIIREVEELDTQELVSVHTYITQVAEKFDLRTTMLYVCERHFQKVWNRSLFTGLRSVTHFGRPPFVSFFSSLQEVHPEVGKIGVFSCGPPGLTKNVEKACQQMNKRDQAHFMHHFENF encoded by the exons TGGCTGGTACAACAGTCTGGGGTCTCCACGACGCGGAGCTGTCG GTTCTCACCTTGTGCGTCTCGTGCCCGCGCATTACTGGGACGGAGTTTACCAGCCGGTGCAGGAGCCGCTGGTGCCGAACCCCCGCAGACTGAGCAGCCTGCTGGCACAGGGCCCCTCCGGTGCGCCCTCCACGCGCAACCAGACCGTGCTCTCCCTCTTCTTTG GGTATCATGTCACCTTTGAGATTTTTGACATGAGACCTCCTGGGTGTCCACCTGAGTTCATGAACATCCCCATCCCTAAGGGTGACCCGGTGTTCGACCCCGCCGCCACAGGAAAAGTCCTGCTGCCCTTCCAGCGAGGACTGTGGGACAGGGAGTCTGGACAGAGTCCCAGTAACCCTCGCACACAG GTGAACATGGTGACTGCGTGGATAGATGGCAGCTCCATCTACGGCCCCTCCGCCTCCTGGTCTGACTCTCTGAGAAGCTTCTCAGGAGGGCTCTTGACTTCAGGCTCTGAGTGGAACATGCCAAAACATGGAGGCGGACGCAAACTCATGTGGAGCGCTGCTGACCCCTCCACAGGAGAACGTGGAGCCCATGGACTTTATG AGTTGGGAAACGCCTGGGCCAATGAGAACATGTTCACTGCAGCAGAGGGGATTATCTGGTTTCGCTACCACAATTATGTAGCCTCCAAACTGCATGAGGAACACCCTGAGTGGTCAGACGAAAAGCTGTTTCAAAACGCCAGGAAGACCGTTGTGGCCACGTTCCAG AATATCGCTCTCTACGAATGGCTGCCTGGATTTCTCAGAGACACAAAGCTCCCTCCTTACCCAG GTTACCAGAagtttgttgatccaggaatTTCTCCTGAGTTCCAGGCTGCAGCCATAAGATTTGGCATCACTATGGCCCCACCCGGTGTTTACATGAG AAACCGAACCTGCCATTTTCGGCAGATCCTCAACGTAGATGGGAGCTCATCGCCAGCAGTGCGTCTTTGTAACAGCTTTTGGAAACGTCAG CGACCCAATGCGAATACAAGCCAGGATGTAGACGAGCTCCTCATGGGCATGGCCTCCCAGAttgcagagagagaagacaatGTTGTTGTGGAGGATCTGAGAG ACTACATGTACGGACCTCTAAGGTTCACCCGGACTGATCTGGTGGCCATGACCatccagagaggaagagacttCGGCCTGCGGAGTTACACCGAGCTCagagaggccctggatctgcctcctgtCAAAACGTTTGAGGAGATGAATCCTGAACTGAACCGCACCAACCCACag CTGCTCCATGATGTTGCAGAACTGTATCACAAAGACATCTCTAAACTGGAGCTTTTCCCCGGAGGGCTCCTGGAGTCCCTCTACGGTCCAGGTCCAGTTTTCTCCGCGATAATCTTGGACCAGTTTGAACGAATCAGAAATGGAGATCGCTTCTGGTTCGAGAACAAACAGAATGG TTTGTTTACAGATGGGGAAATGCAGGCAATCCGCAACGTGACTTTTCATGACGTCCTTATAGCGGTCACCACTGCAGAGGCTGCTGATATACAAGCTAATGTGTTCTTCTGGAGTGATG GTGACCCTTGTCCTCAGCCCACACAGCTGAATGCGTCGATGCTCTATCCCTGCAGCAATGCTACCAAACTTCATTATTTTGATGGGAGCAAAGCTGGCTTTGGCATATTTATCATAGtactcttcctctttcctgtcG TGAGTTTTCTTGTGGCCTACATGGTGGCGTATCTCCGCAAGTACAGATACAGGAAGTtccagagaggaaggaaagcTGGCGCTAAAACAGAGGAGCTGGCTGTGGGAATCTCTG CGTTCGAGTGGCAGGGCCGTAAAAAACCTTTGCATCCAGTCAGCGTGGAGGTCgatgagcagaggaggctgcaggTCTTCGACAGGTCTGGACCGGCTCTGCGCTGCCTCAACCTGGGCAACCAGGATTACCTGGATGTCCGGCTCTCCAACGACCGCCACTGCAAAGCTCTGCTGCTCAAAGTGGCCAAAGAGTATGACCTG GTGCTGTTTTTTGATGACGAAAGTAAGCGCACAGCGTTTGTCCAGCATCTGCGCTCTGAGGTCTCAGACGTCGGGCAGGACATGAGAGTGAAGGAgaccagagagaaggagctgctgaAGGAAGCTCTCACCAAAGAGAAAAGGGCTCAGATTGTGGAAACTTTCATCCGACATGCATTCTCTAAG GTCCTGGAAATAGAGAAGTGTGATGCTGGTGACCTGAGCGGCGTTTCCCATGAGAAAGCCAGGGAGGTGCTCCAGTGCGAGCTCACAGCCTCAGAGTTTGCTGATGCTCTGGGACTCAAGCCCGACTCTTTATTTGTGGACTCCATGTTCACGCTCGCTGATAAGGATGGAAACGGTTACCTCTCATTCCAAGAGTTTCTTGATGTGATGGTTATCTTTATGAAAG GGTCTCCTGAGGAAAAATCCAAACTGATGTTCTCCATGAACGACATTAGTGGAACTGGTTTCTTGTCAAAAGAAGAATTTGCCAGGATGCTCAG GTCTTTCATCGAAATCTCCAACAGTACCCTGTCAAAGGTCCAGGCAGAGGACGGCATCAAGGCCATGATGGAGGCTGCGTGCTTcaacaacaaagagaaaatctCATGGCAGGATTTCCATTTCCTCCTGCGGGACCATGAGAAGGAGCTGCAGTTTGCTCAGCTCAACGTCAAAG GAATGGAGaagcagggagagaagaggctgAGCCGAGACCAGAGGGTGTCCTTTATCTGTCCAGCAAACAG CTACAACAACACAGATGGACCAGAGATACGTAGACGCAAAAA gtTAGGTGCCAAGACTCCGAATGTCTACGTGAAGCCAAAGCGTGACCAGTACATAAGAAACCCAGTGCAGCAGAAGATCCAGCACTTCAAACGTTTCATCGAGAACTATCGCCGTCATATCGTCTGCTTCATCGTCGTATACGGCATCGTGGCTGGTGTGACACTTGAAAGATGTTACT ACTATGGTTTGCAGGCTGAGTCAACAGGCATCCCCGAGACTTCAATGGTGGGCATCATCGTCTCCCGGGGCTCAGCCGCCGCcatctccttcctgtttccctACATCCTCCTCACCGTGTGTCGTAACCTCATCACACTGTGCAGGGAGACCTTCCTCAACCGGTACATCCCCTTTGACGCCGCCATCGACTTCCATCGCTTCATGGCGATGACCGCCATCATCCTTTCAG TTGTTCATACTTTGGGCCACGTGGTCAACATCTACATCTTCTCCATCAGTGACCTCAGCATCCTGTCCTGTCTGTTCCCCAAAGTCTTTTCAAACAATGG GTCTGAACTTCCCCTCAAGTGGTCATGGTGGTTCTTTCAGACTGTTCCAG GAATGACAGGCGTCCTGCTACTGTTTGCGTTTTCATTTATGTACGTTTTTGCCTCACACTATTTCCGTCGCATCAGTTTTCGTGGATTTTGGATCACACACTACCTCTATGTTGTCGTGTACGTTCTG ACGGTGATCCACGGCAGCTTCGCCCTCCTCCAGGAGCCCCGGTTCCACATTTATCTGATCCCTCCAGCACTCCTCTTCCTGCTGGACAAACTCATCAGCCTGAGCAGGAAAAAGGTGGAGATCCCGGTGGTCAGAGCGGAGCTGTTGCCCTCAG GTGTGACACATCTGGAGTTCAAGCGACCACAGGGCTTTGTTTACCGTTCAGGCCAGTGGGTGCGCATAGCGTGCCTGATGTTGGGCACGGATGAGTACCACCCATTCACGCTGACGTCAGCCCCTCACGAAGAGACCCTGAGCCTGCACATCCGAGCCGTGGGGCCCTGGACCAGCCAGCTCCGAGAGCTCTACACCGAAGAAAGCCTGATCGAGCTCGGAGCCTATCCAAAG CTGTACTTGGACGGACCGTTCGGTGAGGGCCATCAGGAGTGGGTCGACTTTGAGGTGTCGGTTCTGGTGGGAGGAGGAATTGGAGTCACTCCATTTGCCTCCATCCTCAAAGACCTGGTGTTCAAGTCTTCCATCAAGTCCAAGATTCTGTGTAAAAAG GTGTACTTCATCTGGGTGACACGGACACAGCATCAGTTTGAGTGGGTGTCAGAAATCatcagggaggtggaggagttggACACCCAGGAGCTGGTGTCAGTCCACACGTACATCACTCAGGTGGCCGAGAAGTTCGACCTCCGCACCACCATGCTG tatgtgtgtgagcgGCACTTTCAGAAAGTGTGGAACCGCAGTCTCTTCACCGGCCTGAGATCTGTCACACACTTCGGACGTCCACCCTTCGTGTCCTTTTTCAGCTCGCTGCAGGAAGTTCACCCCGAG GTGGGTAAAATCGGTGTATTCAGCTGTGGACCACCTGGCCTGACCAAGAACGTGGAGAAAGCTTGTCAGCAGATGAACAAAAGGGATCAGGCCCATTTCATGCATCACTTTGAGAACTTCTAA